In Marasmius oreades isolate 03SP1 chromosome 3, whole genome shotgun sequence, a single window of DNA contains:
- a CDS encoding uncharacterized protein (CAZy:GH31): MLLHRLNLSTFSFLGIIALVSDGAQGARNTSSCPGYELTSRSDSETGFVAALKLNGPPCDAFGNDIPNLTIQVTYESTSRLHVNIFDSNHKQFVVPESVVSRPPAPTQSFVNGSDLVFNFESSPFTFWVTRRSDPQSLPLFDTRLNSLPATPIPPVIANDNSTALDNFNLVFEDQYLQLTSALPNDANIYGLGEFYSESGFRRRISENGGSIQTFWDRDAADPIDANMYGSHPFYMEHRFNEARNDSQSHGVFLMSSSGGDVLMLTPRDTLHSLVQYRMIGGTLDLYFFSGPHPQAVVEQYGELIGFPTWQPIWGFGFQLCRFGYHDLNETREQVTNMREAGIPLEVMWNDIDLYLAFRDFTTDPERFPAEAVRAFIHELAANHQKYIPIVDAAIAKTVNSTDLYNPYSSGNERGVFIKNPDGSEYIGQVWPGFTVFPDWFGNSTQSWWTEALRNWSESGVEYSGIWLDMNEPSSFCEGSCGTGQLLSKLQVPPVVLPGTPGNLVTDYPECYDPDKFGPSGNITVNGTLTCQPSASLSKRAVPDPAQTQIDVNSVPYAIHNGNGRLSVGTVATNATHANGIVDINVHNLFGLTEEKATHLALQQLKPGTRPFLIARSTFPSSGKWTGHWLGDNFSKWQYLYLNIQGVLQFQLFQIPFVGADTCGFNGNTDEELCNRWMQLSAFMPFYRNHNTKGAISQEPYRWESVTNASRIAIAARYSLLPYWYTLFANSSIRGTPPVRALFFEFPNEPELFGLDTQYMVGRDILITPVLSPNVTSVDGIFPGRGQVVWRDFFTHQVVQPSSNGNTTLDAPLGHINVHIRDGSAILMHANPGYTTEETRQGPFDLLVSLSLNRQAYGSYYLDDGLSFPPGPNTTLTILASNNQLVINPEGQFKIGQPLQGITILGIGERPSMVAVHNDSITSWVYDESLGELKISNMTLDLNTAQAVMWG; this comes from the exons ATGCTTCTTCATCGCCTCAACCTTAGTACATTCAGCTTTCTGGGCATTATAGCGCTAGTCAGTGACGGTGCCCAAGGAGCCCGTAACACATCCTCCTGCCCAG GATACGAATTAACCTCCCGATCTGATAGTGAGACTGGTTTCGTCGCTGCCCTGAAGCTCAACGGTCCTCCCTGCGATGCTTTTGGAAACGATATCCCGAATCTCACCATTCAGGTTACTTACGAAAGCACTTCACG ATTACATGTAAATATTTTCGATTCGAACCACAAGCAGTTCGTTGTTCCAGAGTCCGTTGTCTCGCGACCTCCAGCTCCTACGCAATCTTTTGTGAACGGGTCCGATCTCGTCTTCAACTTCGAGTCTTCGCCCTTTACATTCTGGGTTACCCGACGTTCCGACCCTCAGTCTTTACCGTTATTCGACACAAGGCTGAACTCACTTCCGGCAACACCGATACCTCCTGTGATCGCTAACGACAACAGTACAGCACTCGATAATTTCAACCTCGTATTTGAAGATCAGTATCTCCAG CTTACTTCTGCTCTGCCAAACGATGCCAATATCTATGGCTTGGGGGAATTCTACTCGGAAAGCGGGTTCAGACGTAGAATTTCTGAGAATGGAGGGTCCATTCAAACCTTTTGGGATCGTGATGCTGCTGATCCTATTGACGCGAACAT GTACGGCTCTCACCCATTCTACATGGAACATCGTTTCAACGAAGCTAGAAACGATTCACAATCCCACGGTGTGTTCTTGATGAG TTCCTCTGGTGGAGATGTTTTGATGTTGACACCGAGAGATACCCTTCATTCTCTTGTACAATATAGAATGATCGGGGGCACTCTTGATCTATATTTCTTTTCTGGACCACACCCTCAAGCCGTTGTTGAACAATATGGAGAGCTAATCGGGTTTCCCACCTGGCAACCCATATGGGGCTTTGGCTTTCAACTTTGCAG ATTCGGGTATCACGATTTGAACGAAACGCGCGAACAAGTCACGAACATGCGCGAAGCCGGAATTCCACTTGAAG TTATGTGGAATGACATCGATCTATATCTCGCATTTCGCGATTTTACCACCGATCCCGAGCGCTTCCCAGCTGAAGCCGTCAGGGCATTCATTCATGAACTT GCGGCGAATCACCAAAAAT ACATTCCTATCGTTGATGCTGCCATAGCGAAGACGGTCAACAGTACCGATCTA TACAATCCGTATTCTAGCGGAAACGAGCG CGGTGTTTTCATCAAGAATCCCGATGGTTCTGAATACATTGGGCAGGTGTGGCCTGGCTTCACT GTATTCCCTGATTGGTTCGGAAACTCAACGCAGTCGTGGTGGACGGAGGCTCTTCGGAATTGGAGCGAATCTGGGGTTGAGTATTCTGGAATATGGTTGGACATGAACGAACCTTCCTCTTTCTGTGAAGGGTCGTG TGGGACCGGCCAACTTTTGTCCAAGTTGCAGGTTCCGCCCGTCGTTTTACCCGGTACTCCCGGAAACTTGGTCACAGATTATCCTGAATG CTACGATCCCGACAAGTTTGGTCCCAGTGGAAACATCACTGTGAATGGAACACTGACCTGCCAACCTTCCGCATCTTTGTCCAAGCGTGCTGTCCCAGACCCAGCACAAACACAAATCGACGTCAATTCTGTGCCATATGCAATACATAATG GAAATGGTCGTTTATCTGTCGGAACTGTGGCTACCAACGCTACACACGCGAATGGAATCGTCGATATAAACGTCCATAATTTATTTGGCTTGACGGAGGAGAAGGCTACACATTTAGCTCTTCAACAACTTAAACCTGGAACACGACCATTCCTCATCGCTCGTTCCACATTTCCGTCCTCCGGGAAATGGACCGGACATTGG CTCGGCGATAATTTTTCGAA ATGGCAGTATCTCTATCTAAACATCCAAGGCGTGCTGCAATTCCAACTCTTCCAGATACCTTTTGTCGGTGCAGATACTTGCGGTTTCA ACGGTAATACAGACGAGGAGCTTTGTAATCGTTGGATGCAATTATCTGCCTTCATGCCCTTCTATCGAAACCACAATACCAAGGGTGCAATATCTCAAGAACCGTACCGATGGGAGAGTGTAACAAATGCGTCACGGATTGCGATCGCAGCTCGTTATTCTCTACTGCCATACTGG TACACGCTCTTCGCCAATTCTTCCATTCGCGGAACTCCCCCTGTTCGCGCACTCTTTTTTGAGTTTCCCAATGAACCAGAGCTGTTCGGTCTCGACACACAATACATGGTCGGAAGGGATATTTTGATTACTCCAGTACTATCTCCAAACGTCACGTCCGTTGACG GAATCTTCCCTGGGCGTGGCCAGGTGGTGTGGCGTGACTTCTTTACTCATCAGGTGGTCCAGCCATCTTCGAACGGAAACACCACGCTCGATGCGCCCCTCGGGCACATCAATGTACACATCCGAGACGGTTCTGCGATTCTCATGCACGCTAACCCTGGCTACACAACTGAGGAAACTCGCCAAGGACCTTTCGACCTACTGGTTTCACTATCGTTGAATCGGCAAGCCTACGGCTCATATTACCTTGACGATGGCCTTAGTTTCCCTCCGGGACCTAACACCACATTAACGATCCTAGCGTCGAATAATCAGCTTGTAATCAACCCTGAAGGGCAGTTCAAAATCGGCCAGCCTCTCCAGGGGATCACGATTTTGGGTATCGGCGAGCGTCCCTCAATGGTTGCAGTCCATAACGATTCCATTACCTCCTGGGTTTACGACGAGTCGCTCGGAGAGCTCAAAATATCTAATATGACCTTGGATCTAAACACAGCTCAAGCGGTGATGTGGGGGTAG